CCGTAACTTTACTCATTACAACGATGTTCTTTTAGTATATAAAACATTTCGATATCGTTTTCTGCTGAAGGTTGAAGGTTATGAGAGATCTCCGAATAGAGGTGCTAGGCTTTAGCGCTAGGTTAATATTTAAGAACTTAGAATTAAAAAAATATTTTAGTATAGCAGTGATAAGGTAACTCTTTATGCATGACGTATGGAAATGTTGAATTTTGGGGTAAGGATAAGTTCAATGGATGAGATCCACCAAATTGTACACTATAATTTTACACAGTATTTATTATTGGGAGTTCATCATATGAAGAAACTGCTATTTATATTCGCATTCATGTTTGTTATCTCTTGTCAAAATGTAATTTCAGCAAAATTACCAGACGATGGTAATTTGCATATTTATTTTTGTGGTACAGGAGTCCCAAATCCAAGTAACCAATGGTTAAGACATCCTGCTTGTTTAGCCATTAGCTATGAAAAAAAGCTTTTTTTAATTGATACAGGTGCAGGTTCTTCGTTGCGACTTGGTGAGATTGGTTTACCTGTGGGTAAGATATCCCGGGTTTTCTTAACACATTTGCACTCAGACCACTTTGCGGGTTTAGGTTCAATTATTAATGAATCTTGGGCGTTTGGAAGAAAATCAGAGCTTAATGTCTATGGGCCTTACGGTTTAAATCAAGTTCTCAACGGAATTAAGGATAGCTACCAACCAGATACTTGGTTTCGATCGATAAATCAGCAGGGTTTGTTAAACCCTAATTTATCTCATGCTACTGGGAATATTATTGATATCGGAACTGAAAAAAGTAAACTAGTCTGGAGTGATAAGACTCTTAGTATTACCGCTTATCCCGTGCATCATGAGCCTGTTTTTCCTGCATTTGGTTATATGTTAAAGTATAAGAGTTGTAAAATATTCGTGACAGGTGATACACATGTATTTGAAGCTGAACAAGAAATGTTTAATAATGCAGATGTTGTTATTAGTGAAGCCATGAGTAGACCTCTACAAGAAGAAAGATTGAAAAAGTCTAAAAAAATAAGTGAAAGTCAATATGAACATTGGAAACGAGATGATCATTATCACTCAGATACCATTGATTTAGCCAAACTTGCAGAAAAAGCAAAAGTTAAACATCTCTATCTAACACACCTAATTCCTTCAATTAGTGAGTCTGAGGCAGATAAGGCTAAGTTTACAGCGGGGATGAAAAATTACTATTCTGGTATACTTAACGTTGCTGATGACATGGATGAAATTATAATAAAATCAAATGGTAGTGGTTCTTGTGAAGTAAAAAATATTAAGGTGAATAAAGTTAAGGGTTGATACTTCTGCCATACTAGCATAGGTCCATTACGTGGGCCTATGTTTGAGGGCGAGAAAGAGAGTATATTCGATTCAAGAGTGCTGTGCGTGCGACAAGAATGGGTAAAAGTAAGCCAGCGTGGAGTGATGATTTTTTAGAAGAGTTTCACAACGATTGTGAGACAAAGAAAACTAAAAATGTAGACCGATATCAGCAAGCACAGAATAAGTGATTTATACCATTGTCTATGATGTTTGCTTTTCTTTCGAGCGAAAACAAGTTGTTTAAGATTTTACGCAAGAATTCATCAAATAACCAATTAGGTAGCGGCCTTTGTTTTCGTGTAGGTGTCAAAAACGAAAGGCCACAAAAGTTTGAACCGCAGTATAAAAACGCTGTTACAGCAAAAGATTCAAACGGTTTGAGGATACACAAAACTGCCAATAATAACCACAGTAGAAATAAGGTGTTTTGTGAAAAAAAGAGAGTGCTTGTCGAGGCACACTCTCTTAAAAACATAGGGTCATGTTAAATCCCGGTCAATCGTTGAAAACATGAGGGAAAACAACGATTAACTGCAAATTATGCTAACAGATGGAGAACCCAAAGTGAAGGCCGAGACAGTAGTAACAGCATTTTATGAGAAGACTAGTAAGTTAGACGGTATGCCTTTTCACAAGGCGCACAACGGAATCACGCGGCCAGAAATTGGCGCATCATTGGCATTTGCTGAGCGTATGGCATCGCTGGCGTTTCAAGTGAGATATTTGAATGAGCACCGTTATATTCCCGAATTAAAAAGACTGCTTTTATCGACTATTCGCAAAATGTTCAATCTTAGGGAGGAAACCGCGAGGAAGTACGCAGCACTGGCGATTCAAGAAGTGTGTTTAAGTGATATGTGTAAGAGCTGTGAAGGGCGTGGCTATGTGGCCAGCCGATTTAAACAGCGTAAAGTGCAAAAGCTAACCGATGAAAAAAAGCGTTGGTGGAGCTTAGAAGTTGATTACCATAAAGGGTTAACAGATATACAAGAGCTATCAGACAAGCACAAGTTAGAATTTGTAGATGTACGTTGGTATGTAATAAAACAAGAGTATAAGAAGCTACAAGAAGGGAAAGAGGCTACAGTGGGCTTTTACTCCTATCAGAACCTATTAAGTGAACTAGCAGATAAACATGGTATAGAGTTAAATACGCTTTTAGGTGAAATTCAGAAATGGAAAAAAGAAGAAGTGCAGACTAAGAAGTCAGAACCAAAACCTAAAATGATTGCGGTGGATTACAATACAGAGTGCAATAAATGTAATGGCTCTGGTTATGGTCGAATGTTAGATAAAGAAAGGGCGGATTTTTTGGGGGTGGCAGCACCAACTTTTAAAATTAAACATAAAGAGCGTTATGGCAAGGTATATCTAAGGTTGAGGGATTCATTGCAGAGTATAAAATGTCATTAATATTTAGGGGGTGGAAAAAAAATTTGCAAAAGGCTAATTTTTGCGTTAAATTTAGAGCCTAAATTGATATTATAGACATACTGCATTTCAAAGAAGACCAGCCACTCAGAGCTGGTTTTTTTATGCCTAAAATTTATCCAAGGAGTAAACGTGTATATTGATGAGGAAGTAGATAAATTTCAAAGAAAAATGATATTTTCCAGTGCTGTAGTGATTGTATGTAGCAGTATATCGCTTGTGTGCAACCAGGGTCTTTTGTTTTTTAGCTGAAGTTTTTAGGGGGTGGATTAGCCCATTTAAAAAATTATGATTGATAACGACCACATTTTGAAATGGTTTGGTCTGTTGGTTCTGTGCTGGTTCGGCGCAATTGCTCATTACATAAAATACCTAAGCGAAACAAAAGAGAAGNNNNNNNNNNNNNNNNNNNNNNNNNNNNNNNNNNNNNNNNNNNNNNNNNNNNNNNNNNNNNNNNNNNNNNNNNNNNNNNNNNNNNNNNNNNNNNNNNNNNNNNNNNNNNNNNNNNNNNNNNNNNNNNNNNNNNNNNNNNNNNNNNNNNNNNNNNNNNNNNNNNNNNNNNNNNNNNNNNNNNNNNNNNNNNNNNNNNNNNNNNNNNNNNNNNNNNNNNNNNNNNNNNNNNNNNNNNNNNNNNNNNNNNNNNNNNNNNNNNNNNNNNNNNNNNNNNNNNNNNNNNNNNNNNNNNNNNNNNNNNNNNNNNNNNNNNNNNNNNNNNNNNNNNNNNNNNNNNNNNNNNNNNNNNNNNNNNNNNNNNNNNNNNNNNNNNNNNNNNNNNNNNNNNNNNNNNNNNNNNNNNNNNNNNNNNNNNNNNNNNNNNNNNNNNNNNNNNNNNNNNNNNNNNNNNNNNNNNNNNNNNNNNNNNNNNNNNNNNNNNNNNNNNNNNNNNNNNNNNNNNNNNNNNNNNNNNNNNNNNNNNNNNNNNNNNNNNNNNNNNNNNNNNNNNNNNNNNNNNNNNNNNNNNNNNNNNNNNNNNNNNNNNNNNNNNNNNNNNNNNNNNNNNNNNNNNNNNNNNNNNNNNNNNNNNNNNNNNNNNNNNNNNNNNNNNNNNNNNNNNNNNNNNNNNNNNNNNNNNNNNNNNNNNNNNNNNNNNNNNNNNNNNNNNNNNNNNNNNNNNNNNNNNNNNNNNNNNNNNNNNNNNNNNNNNNNNNNNNNNNNNNNNNNNNNNNNNNNNNNNNNNNNNNNNNNNNNNNNNNNNNNNNNNNNNNNNNNNNNNNNNNNNNNNNNNNNNNNNNNNNNNNNNNNNNNNNNNNNNNNNNNNNNNNNNNNNNNNNNNNNNNNNNNNNNNNNNNNNNNNNNNNNNNNNNNNNNNNNNNNNNNNNNNNNNNNNNNNNNNNNNNNNNNNNNNNNNNNNNNNNNNNNNNNNNNNNNNNNNNNNNNNNNNNNNNNNNNNNNNNNNNNNNNNNNNNNNNNNNNNNNNNNNNNNNNNNNNNNNNNNNNNNNNNNNNNNNNNNNNNNNNNNNNNNNNNNNNNNNNNNNNNNNNNNNNNNNNNNNNNNNNNNNNNNNNNNNNNNNNNNNNNNNNNNNNNNNNNNNNNNNNNNNNNN
This genomic window from Piscirickettsia litoralis contains:
- a CDS encoding MBL fold metallo-hydrolase codes for the protein MKKLLFIFAFMFVISCQNVISAKLPDDGNLHIYFCGTGVPNPSNQWLRHPACLAISYEKKLFLIDTGAGSSLRLGEIGLPVGKISRVFLTHLHSDHFAGLGSIINESWAFGRKSELNVYGPYGLNQVLNGIKDSYQPDTWFRSINQQGLLNPNLSHATGNIIDIGTEKSKLVWSDKTLSITAYPVHHEPVFPAFGYMLKYKSCKIFVTGDTHVFEAEQEMFNNADVVISEAMSRPLQEERLKKSKKISESQYEHWKRDDHYHSDTIDLAKLAEKAKVKHLYLTHLIPSISESEADKAKFTAGMKNYYSGILNVADDMDEIIIKSNGSGSCEVKNIKVNKVKG